DNA from Limnohabitans sp.:
GTGGATAAGCTCTTGATAAAGCTGCCTGTCCAGTGCCTCGTGATCAATTCTGTCCACAATAAAAAGTACTCAATGACCGAGGGAATTTCCCCTGATTTCCAGATGGATGCGGGCCACGCCCTGTGGCAGGCATGCGTTGAAGACCTTGCGCGTGAGCTGCCGGAAAACCAGTTCAATACCTGGATCAAACCGCTCACCGCGCAAGCATCGCAAGACCAGCAAACAATCACCCTGTTCGTTGCAAACCGATTCAAGCTGGACTGGATTCGGTCGCAATATGCGGGCCGGCTGGCGGCCCTGCTCGAAAAAATCCAGGGGCACCCAATCAAGATCGAGTTAGCGATCACTCCTCGTGAACGTATTGTCAGATCTGGAATGGCATCCACGCCATCATCCATGGAAATGCCCGTGCAAGCCTCTGCGGTGGCCGATGAAGGGGCCACCAGCGCCTTTCGCAGCCGACTCAACGCGTCCTTGAACTTTGACAACCTGGTCGAGGGCACAGCCAACCGCATGGCGCGTGCTGCTGCCATGCACGTCGCGGGCTCGCCGGGGCAGCTTTACAACCCCCTGTTCATCTATGGTGGTGTGGGTTTGGGCAAGACCCACCTGATGCATGCGATTGGCAACAAACTGCTGGCCGAGCGCCCGGAGGCCAAGGTTCTTTACATCCATGCTGAACAATTCGTTTCGGATGTGGTTAAAGCCTACCAGCGCAAGACTTTTGACGAATTTAAATTCCATTACCACTCGCTCGATTTGCTGCTCATCGACGACGTGCAGTTATTTGCCAACAAGGACCGCACGCAAGAAGAGTTCTTCAATGCCTTCGAAGCCCTGCTGGCCAAAAAGTCGCACATCGTGATGACCAGCGACACCTACCCCAAGGGCCTGGCCGACATACACGAGCGCCTGGTCTCGCGTTTCGATTCGGGCCTCACGGTGGCGATGGAGCCACCCGAGCTCGAAATGCGTGTGGCCATCCTGATCAACAAAGCCATCAGCGAAGGCAGCGAAATGCCCGAAGAAGTGGCGTTTTTTGTGGCCAAAAACGTGCGCTCCAATGTGCGAGAGCTCGAAGGCGCGTTACGCAAAATTCTGGCGTATTCGCGCTTTAACCAAAAGGACATCTCCATCCAACTGGCCCGCGACGCCCTGCGCGACCTGCTGTCCATCCAGAACCGCCAGATCAGCGTCGAAAACATCCAGAAAACAGTGGCCGACTACTACAAGATCAAGGTCGCCGACATGTACAGCAAAAAGCGCCCCGCCAGCATCGCCCGCCCGCGCCAGATCGCCATGTACCTGGCCAAGGAAATGACCCAAAAGAGCCTGCCCGAGATCGGTGAGCTGTTTGGCGGGCGCGACCACACCACCGTCTTGCACGCCGTCCGTAAAATCGGTGCCGAACGACTGCAAATGACCGATCTGAACCACCAACTGCACGTGCTGGAGCAGACCCTCAAGGGCTGAAACCCCATGCAAGCTGGCTTGATGCTTCAATTTCATGGGTTTGACATGTTTTCTGGTCTTTTTGAGGCCAAAAAACAGCGAAAATGCATGCTGATTTTGAAATCGGTGCCTGCCGCAAGCTGACACCAGATAAACCAACAAAGGTAGACAAATGATCGTCCTCAAGGCCACCCAAGACAAATTGCTGTCTATCCTGCAATCCGTGTCCGGCATTGTCGAACGCCGCAACACCCTTCCGGTGCTGGCAAATGTGCTGATTCGCAAGACAGGCCGCGCCGTGCAACTGACCACCAGCGACCTCGAAATCCAGATCCGCACCACCGCCGAGATGGATGGCGACCCGGGAGACTTCACCACCACCGTGGGGGCTCGCAAACTCATCGACATCCTGCGCACCATGCCTGCTGACCAGACCGTCAGTCTGGAATCCTCGCAAGCCAAGCTGATCTTGAAGGGTGGCAAGTCCAAATTCACCGTGCAGACGCTGCCCGCAGAAGACTTTCCACTGGTGCAAGAAGCCGCCAGCTTTGGCCCCGTGTTCAGCGTGCCACAAAAAACACTCAAACAGTTGCTCGGCGAAGTCTCGTTTGCCATGGCCCTGCATGACATCCGCTACTACCTCAACGGCATCCTGTTTGTGGCCGAAGGCAACCGGCTGAGCCTGGTCGCCACCGACGGCCACCGCCTGGCTTTCACCGCCGCCACGCTCGACGTGGAAGTGCCCACCAAACAAGAAGTCATCCTGCCCCGCAAGACCGTGACCGAATTGCAGCGTTTGCTTTCGGACGCCGACGGCGCGATCGAGATGCAATTTGCCAGCAACCAGGCCAAGTTCAGTTTTGACGGCATGGAATTCGTGACCAAGCTGGTCGAAGGCAAGTTCCCTGACTACAACCGCGTCATCCCCAAAGGCCACCGCAACAACCTGACCTTGGGCCGTCAGGCCTTGCTGTCTTGCTTGCAGCGCACCGCCATCCTGACCAGCGACAAATTCAAGGGTGTGCGCCTGAACCTCGACCCCGGCAGTCTGCGCGTGGCCTCCACCAACGCCGAGCAAGAAGAAGCCGTGGACGAACTCGACATCGATTACGGCGGCGACGCCATCGAAATCGGCTTCAACGTCACCTACATCATCGACGTGCTCAGCAACATGGGCCAGGACATGGTCCGCATCGATCTGGCCGATGGCAACAGCTCGGCGCTGATCACCATCCCCGACAACGACAACTTCAAGTATGTGGTGATGCCCATGCGCATTTAAGGCTCGCACCATACGCCAATAGACCCCATCGAAACCCGCGACCCCTCGCGGGTTTCGGCCATTCAAGCGACACAGAAAAACCCACATGACCGACGACATCACCCCCAGCGAAGACACCTTCACCACCGCGCAACCCAAGATCGACGCCAACCAGGCGGGCGCATCCGAAGGCTACGGCGAAGGCTCCATCCAGATTCTGGAAGGCCTGGAGGCGGTGCGCAAGCGCCCCGGCATGTACATCGGTGACACGTCAGACGGCACCGGTCTGCACCACTTGGTGTTCGAGGTGGTCGACAACTCGATCGACGAAGCACTGGCGGGCCACTGCGATGACATCGTCGTCACCATCCACACCGACAACTCGATTTCCGTCACCGACAACGGCCGTGGCATCCCCACCGGTGTCAAGATGGACGACAAGCACGAGCCCAAGCGCAGTGCGTCAGAGATCGCCTTGACCGAGCTGCACGCGGGCGGCAAGTTCAATCAAAACAGCTACAAGGTCTCGGGCGGTTTGCACGGCGTGGGCGTGTCTTGCGTCAACGCCCTGAGCAAATGGCTGCGCCTCACAGTGCGCCGCGAAGGCAAAGTGCACCAGATCGACTTTGCCAAAGGCTTTGTGCAAAACCGTTTGCTCGAGACTGTGGACGGCATCGAAATTTCGCCCATGCGCGTCACCGGTGCCACCGACAAACGGGGCACCGAAGTGCACTTTTTGCCCGACATCGAAATCTTCACGCAAAACACCGATTTCCATTACGAGATTTTGGCCAAGCGTTTGCGCGAGCTGTCCTTCTTGAACAACGGCGTGCGCATTCGCCTGAAGGACGAACGCAGCGGCAAAGAAGACGACTTTTCGGGCGCCGGTGGCGTCAAGGGCTTTGTGGACTTCATCAACGCCAACAAAAAAGTGCTGCACCCCAACGCCTTCCACGCCAACGGCGAGCGCCCTGCTGACAGCTACGGCGGCATCCCCGGCACCAGCATCGGTGTCGAAGTCGCCATGCAATGGAACGACGGCTACAACGAATCGGTGCTGTGCTTCACCAACAACATTCCACAGCGTGACGGCGGCACCCACCTCACGGGCTTGCGCGCGGCCATGACCCGCGTGATTGGCAAGTACATCGAGCAAAACGAGATCGCCAAAAAACAAAAAGTCGAAGTCAGTGGCGACGACATGCGCGAAGGCCTGTGCTGCGTGCTGAGCGTCAAAGTGCCCGAGCCCAAGTTCAGCAGCCAGACCAAAGACAAGCTGGTCTCGAGTGAAGTGCGTGCCCCGGTCGAAGACATCGTGGCCAAAGCCTTGACCGACTTTTTGGAAGAGCGCCCGAACGACGCCAAGATCATTTGCGGCAAGATCGTGGAAGCAGCCCGCGCCCGCGAAGCCGCTCGCAAAGCCCGCGAAATGACGCGCCGCAAAGGCGTGCTCGACGGCATGGGTCTGCCCGGCAAACTGGCCGACTGCCAAGAAAAAGACCCCGCCCTGTGCGAAATCTACATCGTTGAGGGCGACTCCGCAGGCGGCTCGGCCAAACAAGGCCGCGACCGCAAATTCCAAGCCATCTTGCCCCTGCGCGGCAAGATCCTGAACGTCGAAAAAGCCCGCTACGAAAAGCTGCTGACCAGCAACGAAATCGTCACGCTCATCACGGCGCTTGGCACCGGCATTGGCAAAGCCAGCGCTGAAAGCGGCAAGAGCGGCACCGACGACTTCAATGTCGACAAACTGCGTTACCACCGCATCATCATCATGACCGACGCCGACGTGGACGGCGCGCACATCCGCACCCTGCTGCTCACCTTCTTTTATCGCCAAATGCCCGACCTGGTCGAGCGCGGTCACATCTACATTGCCCAGCCACCGCTCTACAAAGTCAAAGCGGGCAAAGAAGAGCTGTACCTCAAAGACGGCCCGGCACTCGACGGCTTCTTGCTGCGCATCGCGCTCAAAGACGCCAGCATCAGCACCGGTGGGGCTGCGCCGCAAGTGCTCACAGGCGACACCCTCGAAGCCCTGGCCCGCAAACACCAAGTGGCCGAACACGTCATAGCCCGCCTGTCCAACTTCATGGACGCCGAAGCCCTGCGCGCCATGGCCGACGGCGTGTCGCTCAACCTCGACACCATGGAACAAGCCGCCGCCTGCGCCCCCGCGCTGCAAGCCAAGCTGCGCGAACTCAACACCACCGGCATCCCGGCCGAAGTGGCCGCCGAGTTTGACGTGCGCACCGACAAACCGATTCTGCGCATCAGCCGCCGCCACCACGGCAACATCAAGAGCAGCATCATCACGCAAGACTTTGTGCACGGTGCCGATTACGGCGCGCTGGCCGAAGCGGCCGAGACCTTCCGGGGCTTGCTCAGCGAAGGCGCCAAAGCCCTGCGCGGTGAAGGCGAGCGCCAGAAAGAAGAAAAAGTGGGCGACTTCCGCCAAGCCATGCATTGGCTCATCAGCGAAGCCGAACGCACCACCAGCCGCCAGCGCTATAAGGGTCTGGGCGAAATGAACCCCGCCCAACTGTGGGAAACCACCATGGACCCCACCGTGCGCCGCCTGCTGCGCGTGCAGATCGACGACGCCATCGAAGCCGACCGCGTGTTCACCATGCTCATGGGCGACGAGGTGGAGCCACGCCGCCACTTCATCGAGAGCAACGCGCTGCGGGCGGGGAACATCGATATTTGATCGATCTTGCAGCCGTACCCTTAAGCTGAGAAAAAGGGGCCCATCAGTTGTGAAACTGATGGGCCCTTTGCTTTGGCGCGCCCAATGTGGCCTTGTATGCTTGCTAAAAGTGCAGCAAAATGACTTTGACTGATTTCCTTTAAGGAAGCAACTGATTGCAAACCGCTTCCATTTAGGCTATTATTAAAATCAGATTAACCAGCCTATAGGCTAGCAATGTCTTCTGAACTGAACCAGCTTCGACTCGAACAAGTGCAGTACACCCTTTCCGGCTACGCGGACTTGGTCAAGCGGCAGCCACCGTCACGGGGATGGCTGAAGCTCATCCGAGAAGCCCTGGGTCGAACGGAACGTCAGCAGGCTCAGCGGCTGGGCATCTCAGGGGCGACGCTGCACAAGTCTGAACAGTCCGAAGCGGAGGATCGCATCTCCCTCGGACAACTGCGCAAACTCGCTGATGGACTGGATTGCGAACTGGTTTATGCACTGGTTCCCAGACGCCCGCTCACGGACGTGGTTCAGGAACGCGCTCGTGCCATCGCGATGGAAGAGGTTGGCAGCGTAGCCCACACCATGGGTCTTGAAGACCAGCGCCCCGGCGCAGAACGGCTGCGCAAACAGGTGGAACGCAGGACCGAAGAATTGCTGCGCGGCCGCTGGTCAGACCTATGGCGATAGACCTGGACGAACAAGACGGCCAGACACCCCTGGACCCCGACGAAAAGACCGGGCTCATCCCGGGGCACCTGGCCACCCAGGGGGATCTGAACGACTGGGAGCAGGAGAACATCTTGCGCGCCGTGCGCTGGCTCAAGCGGGTCAAAGCACCGCAAGTGCTCAGCGAAGGGTTTTGCCGAGAGCTGCACGAGCAGATGTTCGGGAAGACTTGGGCATGGGCGGGTACGTTTCGCAAGTCCGACAAAAACATCGGCTGCGATTGGACACAGGTTGCGGTGCAGCTCAAGAACCTGTTCGACAACACGCGTTGGTGGGTCGACAACGCCACGTTTCCTCCCGATGAAATCGCAGCACGCTTTCACCGCGACTTGGTCTGGATTCATCCCTTCCCCAATGGCAATGGCCGACATTCACGCATGATGGCTGACGCCTTGCTGCGAAGCCTTGGCCAAGCTGCGTTCACATGGGGAAGCGGCGGCAGTCTGGTTGCCGCCAACGATGTTCGGGCACGGTACCTGGCAGCACTGCGAGCTGCAGACCAAGGTGACTATCAGCTTCTGCTTGCGTTTGTCCGCAGTTGAGCGCTCAACCCATCAACCCACCCCACTTTGCAACCCAAACACCACACTCATAGGCTGGCTGCCCTGGTGTGATTGGTAGAGCACGCGGCCGTGGTAAGTGAAGGGGGCCGCTTTGCCTGCGGCCAGTTTGTTTTCGCGCACAAACAAATGGATGTCGATGTCCAAAGCGGCGTGGCGGATGATCTCTTGGCCGCGCATGCTGCTTGGGTCGGTGGCGTTCTGGCTTTGCCAGTGAAAGTGGCTGTCATCGATCCAGTGGTCCATGTACTTGTGAGCATCAGCAGTGCCTTGCAGAAGTAATTTCAGGTAACATGTACGTTTAATCGATCATTCTGTAAATAAATATCGATTTAACGAACATGAAAATCAATCAATCTGCCATGCTCATGCCGTCACAGCAAGAAGAGTGCGCCCGCTTGGGGCAACTTCTGGCGCGCCTGCGGTTGGCGCGTCAAGTCAAGCAGGCTGACGCTGCGCTGCGTGCAGGGCTGTCTCGCAACACGGCCTATCGCCTTGAAAAGGGAGAGCCCGGCATCGCGCTTGGGCAAGTTTTGCGCTACCTGCAGGCCATCTCGCCAGGCAGCACGCTGTTGGACTTGTTGTCTGAAAAAGATCCGGCGTTGCTGGCGCTCAGTGCGCGTGAAAAAACCCAGCGGGTCCGCGACCTGAGCGCGGCTGAGCGCGAAGAACTGGACTTTTAAGGGGGGACAAAATTGACCGCTAAAGCCCTGAAACTGATGGTCTTTGCCCACCTGGGGCAGAACTGGAACCCTTGTGGGCAGTTGCTCATGACAGAAGAAAACACCGAGGTACTTGCTTCGAGTTTTGCTTATGGCATGAACTACGCACGTCGGCCAGATGCACTGGAAATTGATCCCGTGAGCCTGAGCCTGAAAAAGCGCGATGACGTGTTGGGCAAGCGGCTCCTGCCTGCCAACCAATTGCCCATGTTCGGCGGTATTCGTGACGCGGCACCTGACTCATGGGGTCGTCGCGTCATCGAAGCCAAGCTCAAAGTACCCGCCAACAGCCTGCCAGAGTCTCAGTATTTGCTCCATGCAGGCAGCGACCGTGTGGGGGCGCTCGACATCAGAACCAGCATCCACGACGGCCCCAGTCATGGCCCCCATGTTTCGCACGACCTATCGCACCTGATAGATGCAGCAGACCGCATCGAGGAAGGGCTGCCCGTACCTGCGCACCTCGAAGCCATTTTTGTGGATGGCACAGGACTCGGTGGTGCGCGGCCCAAAGCCTCAGTGCGTGATGCACAAGGCGTGCTGTGGCTAGCCAAGTTTTCCAGTCAAAAAGACAGCTTCGATGTGCCCGGCGTGGAAAGTGCTGCACTCCGGCTGGCCGCAGAGGCTGGCTTGAATGTTCCCGCACTCGACATGTGCACCATCGGTGAACGCAAGATCATGCTCATTCGGCGCTTCGACCGCTACTGGCTAGCACCGGATGGTGTCGTTGGCGCGTCAGACAACTTGTTTCAAACACAACCGGGGGAAGGCCGAATGGAGCACCGATTGGGGTTTGTCAGCGGCTTGACCATGGTCGCCTGCGACGAAACCGAGTCGCGCACCAAGGCTTATACCGACCTCGCCCAAGCTGTGCGTGACCACTGCCACCCCAGTGTTATCCGAGCAGACAACGCAGAGCTTTTCAAACGCATGGTCTTCAACATCTTGGTGAGCAACGACGATGACCACCTGCGCAACCACGGCTTTTTGTGGGACCCCAGGCTGCACGGCTGGCGCTTGAGCCCCTTGTATGACGTCTTGCCCCGAGCAAGCCACGCTACCGAACGCTTCCTGCATCTGGGCGTGGGCCCGCAAGGGCGACTGGCCACCCTGGACAACGCACTGGCCGCGCATGCACGTTTCACCCTCTCCAAGGCCGAAGCCCTGCTGATGATGGCGCAGGTCTGGCAGACCGTCAGGGAGTGGAAAGTCTATTTTGAGCAATTCGGCGTCACTGACCCGGAAATCGGCAAGATCGCGCCAGCGTTCCGGCATTTGGACAAGGTGTCGACACCCGAACTGCGCAAGTCGCTGCCGTAGGTCAGGCGCAGCACCGCCAGCTCTCAGCCCATCAACCCGCCCCACTTTGCAACCCAAACACCACACTCATAGGCTGGCTGCCCTGGTGTGATTGGTAGAGCACGCGGCCGTGGTAGGTGAAGGGGGCCGCTTTGCCTGCGGCCAGTTTGTTTTCGCGCACAAACAAATGGATGTCGATGCCCAAAGCGGCGTGGCGGATGATCTCTTGGCCGCGCTTGCTGCTCGGGTCAGTGGCGTTTTGGCTTTGCCAGCGTGCGCATGTCGTCGGTGGCGGGCAAGTCTTCGTAGTCCGGGTTGTTGGCCTTCAAGATGTATTGGCCGTCACGGTTTTTGGTGACCACCCGCAGCAGGTGGCAGGGAATGTTGATATTTGAGTGGCGTGCCGACGTCTAGAAATCAAACCGCGCACGGCCATTCGACAGCGTCACCCTGTCTGCCGTGGTGTGGCAGTGCCATTGTTCATAACGGCCATCGGGTGTCACCATGGTCAAACTGCTCGGGTCAAAAACTGCTGCGCACACATGGTCGGTGGCACGCACCGACGCGTAGCGAATCCATGTCACCTCTGTCTGAGAGTCCCGAACCAGCGTGGCCAGTTTTTGGGTTTCGGTGTAGTCGCCCGGATGCATCCAGAGCGCCTGCGCCAAAACCCACGGGTGCGACAGCAAATCCAAAGCGCGACCCTGAACAGAGGCTTCGTACATCGAGTGCTCTGTGCTGATCGACTGCTTCATGAGCCCTGCGCTGTCCAGCAAAAAGCGCTGACGCCAATAGGCAACTTCTGCACAGGCGCAATATGCGTCATCAGCCCCGTACCAAATGCCCGGCGAATGGACAGCGCGAAAGCGGGAGCCCGTTTGGGGCACATACCGAAAAGGCGCAGCCAAAAGGTAGTGCAAACCGTTTGCCTGTGGTGGGAGCGGCGGCTTGCTGGTCTCCAGCATTTCTTCCAGCAACAGTTGCTCATCGGCAGAATCCACCAAGCGCATGGTGGCTGCGATGTGCTGCGTCTCCACCATTCGAAACGCAGGCATGTGCAAGTCGGCGGTGAATTCATGAACCCAATCCGGGTTCCATGAAGCCGATGACGTCAAGCCGCACCCCGCATGCCATCCAGATAAGACAGTGCAGTCACAAGGCCCTGAGGGCTTTCAATCAGCGTGGCCGGAATGCCGTTCAACGCTTTGTTGTGGCTGCGCAGCCAATCCTGCCGCTTTTGTGCATCGCCACCCACAAGAGGGTCCAAAGAGCGGAACAAACGCACCAACAGCAGCGCCAGTTGTCCCTCTTTAGACGTTGGGTCGATGCCCCGGCTGCCGTTGGCAATGCGGCTGATGGTCGGCTCACTGAACCCGATCACGCGGGCCAAAGCCGCACTCGACAGATGCAACTCTTGGGCAGCGCGCATGGTGGCTTTACCCAGCACCATGAATTTGTCGGGGGCAGTGACTGCGTTGGTTAGCATGGCGTGCTCCACTATTTCTATGGAAATAATTTACCATAAAAACAAAATATTTACATGTTTTATGAACTCATTCACCATTGACATATGTAAACTGACACTTGTCATGTTCTCAAAATTGAATTTTGGCGACATGACAGGGGTGACGTGTACTCGTCAAGAACATGACGACGCTCTCATGACCGAGATGCTCCAAGCCCTGCTGGACGAAACCCAAGGTGAAGAAAAGCATCCCGCGATGGGCTTGGTCGACATCGTGGGCGATCTGATCGAGGACTATGAAGCCAAGCAACACCCTCTGCCTGAAGTCACGGGTGTGCAAGCTCTGAAATTCCTGATGGAACAACACGGGCTGAAGCAAAGCGACCTTAGCGAGATCGGCAGTCAGGGCGTGGTGTCCGAAATCCTGACGGGCAAGCGCGAACTCAACATTCGCCAGGTGCGAGCGCTCAGCGAACGGTTCGGCGTTTCTTCCGCGACCTTTGTTTAAAAGGCGTGGAACACGCCCTCAGCTTCGCCCTGCAAACCATCGCCCACAGGGGTGGGCTCCTACACCAACAAACATCGCCACCGGCCTTCACCGCCAGCGCTCAGCCCATCAACCCGCCTCACTTTGCAACCCAAACACCACACTCATAGGCTGGCTGCCCTGGTGTGATTGGTAGACCACGCGGCCGTGGTAGGTGAAGGGGGCCGCTTTGCCTGCGGCCAGTTTGTTTTCGCGCACAAACAAATGGATGTCGATGCCCAAAGCGGCGTGGCGGATGATCTCTTGGCCGCGCTTGCTGCTCGGGTCAGTGGCGTTTTGGCTTTGCCAGTGAAAGTGGCTGTCATCGAGCCAGTGGTCCATGTACTTGTGCTCGTCGGCCTTGCCTTGCTTGTTGATCGTGACCAACAGGATGTGCGCCTTTTTGGGGGCGAGCACCACATGACCGACATTCCAATTACCCGGATTGAAGGTTTCACCAAACAGCGGCGGAATGTCTTCGCGCATGAATGGTTCACCAATGGCCAGATCGAGCGGGTCAATGATGTGGCGCAAACGGGCCAGCGTGCGCATGTCGTCGGTGGCGAGCAAGTCTTCGTAGTCCGGGTTGTTGGCCTTCAAGATGTATTGGCCGTCACGGGTTTTGGTGACCACGCGCAGCAGGTATTGGTTGTCGCCACTGTCGTCTTGCCGCTCGATGGCCACCACGCTCCCCGTGATCGAACCCGCACGGCTGGGCGTGATCAATTCGTATGATCAGAATGGAGTGTCCTGCTACAGAGCACAATAGATACGATGTCGGATATTTGATGCGTCAGTTCCACTAGCGGTCTCCAGTAACTCCAAAATATGGCGGTTAGCAGGTTTTGAAAAAACCTCCATCACTGCATTCTGATTTCTTTGATCATTTCGAAATTATCCGGCTGCGGTTTTTTCGTATGGTGCGTAAACGGTCAGCCGTGTACGCGTCTCAATCTGTTTAGCACTATGAGAAAAAGCCTATTTCCGGCCGATTCAGATCCCCTATCAGCATGCCTCGATCCAGTAGCCGATTCTGCATCTCACATGAGGTCTCCGGCAACAGGCCGCAGGAATGGCATGCAGCGAGATTGCAGTTGTCCGGACCTTGGCCGGTGCTCTCGATGCAAACAGGATCACTTGAACACCAGCGAGCGCGATCAAGTGCCCGAGCAATTGTGCGGTCGAGCTGTTCTGGCTCACCCATCCGAACGAGTCCTCCCATAGTGCCTTCCGAATCTCCTGCGGCGGTGTAAATCAGGATTCCGGACATCTGCGGTTGAGTATCTGAGAAGTAGATGCGTTCACGCAGTGAGGATGAACCATATCCGCAGTCGAACACGAGTTGGCTGATCAGAACATGTGCAAATGTGTGCATTAGAACGAGAACAGGGGATGCGTCATCAACATGAATCTGGCGCCTCGCTGCCTGAGCTTGGAGATTCCGATTAACTTGGCGAAGCCGCTCCCTGTGCAGAGCACCGAATTCCTTGTCCCAATTGGCAAGACGCTCTTCATCGAACCTGAGGAAAATTCCTTCGCCGCGGACTACAGCGGCAGGAAGCCAGTTGCGTTGAGTCCTCGAGATGAGCTTCCAGCGTTGGGCTGGCGGCATGTTTGAACTGGCGTAGATTCTGCTGAAGCCGACAAATGCCCGCGTCTCCCGCAACTTGTCGAGCAGCGCAACACGGGAGAAGTTACTGCGCACTAGGTCGGTGTAGCTCTCAATGGGCTTGCTCCGCACTAGCAGATTCACTTTTGGAAGTCCGTCCTGCCCATCCCGGCAGAAAGCGCGGTACTCCTCTGCGCGATAGGTTTTGTCCGAAACGTCCTCCGTGAGTTGTGAATCGCCCTCCGATCCAATTCCTTCACGACGTTTCAGCCATATGGTCACTGATTCCACTAGCAGTCCCGGATCGATTGACCAGTCTGGAGCAGCGGTGTTAATGAGATCAGCGAGAATTTTGGAAGAAACCTTTCCATCTGCCGCTACCTTGACCTTCTGAACCAAGGCACTGGCGGTTAGCCGTGGGTGGGTCAGTATTTCGTGCAGGATGTGCGTGTTGACCGCACCAGCGAGGACCTCCGGCTTAACCTCGGACTCCGGATGACGACGTCGCAAGATAATACCTGCTGCCTTTGGCCCCAGCGTTCCGTTTTCCGCTGCTAGTGCTCCGTTAAGGAGTTCTTGTTTGAATGTGTAATCGTCGAGTAGATCGAGCACCGGTTGGGGCAGACCATTGTCTTCAATATCCGGAACGTAGATCGAGCTACGGACATCGCCGAAGTAGAGGTTGCTTGCTCCGCGAAGCACCGCCCTCAGGTTCTGCCCACATGGATCGGTAGGGTCTTCGCCGCCATCGCCCAGTCCGAGTGCAGGGTTCTGTCCATTGCACATGATGTTCATTGCGGTGAGGGCCGACGTGCCATCGGGTTCGACGCTGAACGCACCGGCGAGCGACCTGCGTGCTACTTCGATAATTCCTGAATCATTTTGGCGCTCGGCAACGATAACCACGCCAGCAATTGACGCAGAGCCTGTGGAAATGATGCGCAGCCAGCGGTCATTCCTGATGCCATCCCAATCGGAACGATCAAGGCCAAGCCACTCGATCCACGGGAAATCTCGCAGGTGACCCGACTGGCATGCACTGACAAAACGGACTTGGACAGCTCGCCTCCTAGAATGACTCCGTCCTTTTTCTGCGCCGCTACCAATGGGCCCTAGACAATCTGGTGCAGATCGATGGTGATACTTTGCCTCGAACATACGACCGCAGCGGGGGCACGAGTGCCACAGCGGGAATCTCAGGAAAGGCAGTTTTAGGCCAAGGTTGACGGCGCTTCCCGCGCCGCCGCCTTCTACCATCCGGAAGTCTGGAGGCTGGACAAAGAAATCGACGCCGAGACGCTTCGCGAGCCTCGGTTCATCATCTACTCGGAATTCACGATGATCAGGGTTCCTCTCATCGAAGGGCCAAGCGTCTAGACCGGCGTGGATCAATGAGACTGGTCCTGGGAAGTCAACCATAGCACCGACACCGAACGGTGACACGGCCTGTGATCGTCTGATTGGGCGGGTCATGGGTTTCCCCCTGGAATGTTGTTGTAATGCATTGTGAGATCAGCCTCGCAGCTCGCATCGACATTT
Protein-coding regions in this window:
- the dnaA gene encoding chromosomal replication initiator protein DnaA, which produces MTEGISPDFQMDAGHALWQACVEDLARELPENQFNTWIKPLTAQASQDQQTITLFVANRFKLDWIRSQYAGRLAALLEKIQGHPIKIELAITPRERIVRSGMASTPSSMEMPVQASAVADEGATSAFRSRLNASLNFDNLVEGTANRMARAAAMHVAGSPGQLYNPLFIYGGVGLGKTHLMHAIGNKLLAERPEAKVLYIHAEQFVSDVVKAYQRKTFDEFKFHYHSLDLLLIDDVQLFANKDRTQEEFFNAFEALLAKKSHIVMTSDTYPKGLADIHERLVSRFDSGLTVAMEPPELEMRVAILINKAISEGSEMPEEVAFFVAKNVRSNVRELEGALRKILAYSRFNQKDISIQLARDALRDLLSIQNRQISVENIQKTVADYYKIKVADMYSKKRPASIARPRQIAMYLAKEMTQKSLPEIGELFGGRDHTTVLHAVRKIGAERLQMTDLNHQLHVLEQTLKG
- the dnaN gene encoding DNA polymerase III subunit beta; its protein translation is MIVLKATQDKLLSILQSVSGIVERRNTLPVLANVLIRKTGRAVQLTTSDLEIQIRTTAEMDGDPGDFTTTVGARKLIDILRTMPADQTVSLESSQAKLILKGGKSKFTVQTLPAEDFPLVQEAASFGPVFSVPQKTLKQLLGEVSFAMALHDIRYYLNGILFVAEGNRLSLVATDGHRLAFTAATLDVEVPTKQEVILPRKTVTELQRLLSDADGAIEMQFASNQAKFSFDGMEFVTKLVEGKFPDYNRVIPKGHRNNLTLGRQALLSCLQRTAILTSDKFKGVRLNLDPGSLRVASTNAEQEEAVDELDIDYGGDAIEIGFNVTYIIDVLSNMGQDMVRIDLADGNSSALITIPDNDNFKYVVMPMRI
- the gyrB gene encoding DNA topoisomerase (ATP-hydrolyzing) subunit B — translated: MTDDITPSEDTFTTAQPKIDANQAGASEGYGEGSIQILEGLEAVRKRPGMYIGDTSDGTGLHHLVFEVVDNSIDEALAGHCDDIVVTIHTDNSISVTDNGRGIPTGVKMDDKHEPKRSASEIALTELHAGGKFNQNSYKVSGGLHGVGVSCVNALSKWLRLTVRREGKVHQIDFAKGFVQNRLLETVDGIEISPMRVTGATDKRGTEVHFLPDIEIFTQNTDFHYEILAKRLRELSFLNNGVRIRLKDERSGKEDDFSGAGGVKGFVDFINANKKVLHPNAFHANGERPADSYGGIPGTSIGVEVAMQWNDGYNESVLCFTNNIPQRDGGTHLTGLRAAMTRVIGKYIEQNEIAKKQKVEVSGDDMREGLCCVLSVKVPEPKFSSQTKDKLVSSEVRAPVEDIVAKALTDFLEERPNDAKIICGKIVEAARAREAARKAREMTRRKGVLDGMGLPGKLADCQEKDPALCEIYIVEGDSAGGSAKQGRDRKFQAILPLRGKILNVEKARYEKLLTSNEIVTLITALGTGIGKASAESGKSGTDDFNVDKLRYHRIIIMTDADVDGAHIRTLLLTFFYRQMPDLVERGHIYIAQPPLYKVKAGKEELYLKDGPALDGFLLRIALKDASISTGGAAPQVLTGDTLEALARKHQVAEHVIARLSNFMDAEALRAMADGVSLNLDTMEQAAACAPALQAKLRELNTTGIPAEVAAEFDVRTDKPILRISRRHHGNIKSSIITQDFVHGADYGALAEAAETFRGLLSEGAKALRGEGERQKEEKVGDFRQAMHWLISEAERTTSRQRYKGLGEMNPAQLWETTMDPTVRRLLRVQIDDAIEADRVFTMLMGDEVEPRRHFIESNALRAGNIDI
- a CDS encoding mobile mystery protein A produces the protein MSSELNQLRLEQVQYTLSGYADLVKRQPPSRGWLKLIREALGRTERQQAQRLGISGATLHKSEQSEAEDRISLGQLRKLADGLDCELVYALVPRRPLTDVVQERARAIAMEEVGSVAHTMGLEDQRPGAERLRKQVERRTEELLRGRWSDLWR